The following are encoded in a window of Sulfurimonas sp. C5 genomic DNA:
- the rfbC gene encoding dTDP-4-dehydrorhamnose 3,5-epimerase — translation MNFIRTEIPDVIICEPVVHGDARGYFVETFREDKLSEFLGYKINFCQDNESKSSYGVLRGLHYQLPPHAQTKLVRVIQGKVLDVAVDIRKGSPTFGQHVAVELSAENKRQLLVPRGFAHGFVVLENDTVFAYKVDSYYSPECDRGIAFDDPSIGIDWIVEHEKLNLSAKDKTQPKLNETDDLFEYGVNYYA, via the coding sequence ATGAACTTTATAAGAACAGAAATTCCTGATGTAATTATTTGTGAACCGGTTGTTCATGGTGATGCAAGAGGTTATTTTGTAGAGACTTTTAGAGAAGACAAACTTTCAGAGTTTTTAGGATATAAAATCAACTTTTGCCAAGACAATGAATCAAAAAGCTCATATGGAGTTTTAAGAGGTTTACATTACCAACTTCCTCCACATGCACAAACAAAACTGGTTCGTGTAATTCAAGGAAAAGTTTTAGATGTAGCTGTAGATATCCGTAAAGGAAGTCCTACATTTGGTCAGCATGTTGCTGTTGAATTAAGTGCTGAAAACAAACGCCAGCTTCTAGTACCTCGTGGATTTGCCCATGGCTTTGTAGTACTTGAAAATGACACTGTTTTTGCGTATAAAGTTGATAGTTACTATTCACCTGAGTGTGACCGCGGAATTGCTTTTGATGATCCATCAATAGGTATAGATTGGATAGTTGAACATGAAAAACTAAATCTCTCTGCAAAAGACAAAACACAACCAAAACTAAACGAAACAGATGATCTCTTTGAATATGGAGTCAACTATTATGCCTAA
- the rfbA gene encoding glucose-1-phosphate thymidylyltransferase RfbA, with translation MKGIILAGGSGTRLYPITKGVSKQLVPLYDKPMIYYPLSVLMLAGIKEILIITTPEDQQSFKNLLGDGTHIGMRFEYIVQPSPDGLAQAFLLGEEFLDGDDACLVLGDNIFYGHGLTQLLAQSVKNVQDESKATVFGYYVNDPERYGVAEFDENGNVISIEEKPEEPKSNYAVVGLYFYPNDVVKKAKEVKPSDRGELEITTLNEMYLKEERLKVELMGRGYAWLDTGTHESLLEASSFIQTIENRQSLKVACIEEIAYEMGYISKEQLLELAEPLKKNQYGQYLIKRANQPRRIGK, from the coding sequence ATGAAAGGTATTATTTTAGCAGGAGGTAGTGGAACGAGACTTTACCCTATTACTAAAGGTGTTTCTAAACAACTTGTACCACTTTATGATAAACCTATGATTTACTATCCGCTATCAGTGTTAATGCTTGCCGGAATTAAAGAAATTCTTATTATTACGACTCCTGAAGACCAACAAAGTTTTAAAAACCTTTTAGGTGATGGTACTCATATAGGAATGAGATTTGAGTATATTGTTCAACCATCTCCTGATGGACTTGCACAAGCATTTTTACTGGGAGAAGAGTTTTTAGACGGTGACGATGCTTGTTTAGTCCTCGGTGATAATATATTTTACGGTCATGGACTTACACAACTTCTTGCACAAAGTGTTAAAAATGTACAAGATGAAAGTAAAGCAACAGTGTTTGGATACTATGTAAACGATCCTGAACGTTACGGTGTTGCAGAATTTGATGAAAACGGTAATGTTATCAGCATAGAAGAAAAGCCTGAAGAGCCTAAAAGTAATTATGCTGTAGTAGGTCTATACTTTTATCCGAATGATGTTGTGAAAAAAGCCAAAGAGGTAAAACCATCAGATCGCGGGGAGCTTGAGATCACTACATTGAATGAAATGTATTTAAAAGAAGAAAGATTAAAAGTCGAATTGATGGGACGCGGATATGCATGGCTAGACACAGGTACTCATGAATCACTTTTAGAAGCAAGTAGTTTTATTCAAACTATTGAAAATAGACAATCTTTAAAAGTAGCATGTATCGAAGAGATAGCTTATGAAATGGGATATATTTCAAAAGAGCAGCTTCTAGAATTAGCAGAACCTCTAAAGAAAAACCAATATGGTCAATACTTAATTAAACGTGCTAATCAACCGAGAAGGATTGGTAAGTAA
- a CDS encoding glycosyltransferase, producing MLSDIKTTIIISVYKNVKALELVLDSILNQSIKIDEIIVSEDGNSDEMRVFIDSLNIPNLIHLTQEDLGWRKNIALNRSIKKASNEYLIFIDGDVVLHEKFVEGHLSCAKPGRVCAGKRVELGQGYTQKLYDKELSIKELSNSFLRRVISLHKDNVRHYEDGIYVKPTSFIFKHFIAKKNINYLIGCNFSCFKKDIVAINGFDEDYKLPAIGEDVDINWRFRASGTEVVSCRNIANVYHLWHKKGFGNNEGEINNKILKKNLDANRYVCINGLEKLNEGAVK from the coding sequence TTGCTAAGTGATATAAAAACAACTATAATTATTTCTGTTTACAAAAACGTCAAAGCATTAGAATTAGTTCTAGACTCTATCTTGAATCAATCTATAAAAATTGATGAAATTATCGTGTCAGAAGACGGTAATTCTGATGAGATGAGAGTTTTTATCGACTCTCTTAATATTCCAAATTTAATTCACTTAACTCAAGAAGATTTAGGATGGAGAAAGAATATTGCACTTAATAGGTCAATAAAAAAAGCGTCTAATGAATATCTTATTTTCATTGATGGAGATGTAGTACTTCACGAAAAATTTGTTGAAGGTCATCTGAGCTGTGCAAAACCAGGTCGCGTATGTGCAGGAAAACGCGTTGAACTTGGACAAGGGTATACACAAAAACTTTACGATAAAGAATTGTCTATTAAAGAACTTTCAAATAGTTTTTTAAGACGTGTTATTTCACTCCACAAAGACAATGTAAGACATTACGAAGACGGCATATACGTAAAACCTACCAGCTTTATTTTTAAACACTTTATTGCAAAAAAGAATATAAACTATCTTATCGGATGTAATTTTTCTTGCTTTAAAAAAGACATTGTTGCTATTAACGGTTTTGATGAAGACTATAAACTTCCAGCTATCGGTGAAGATGTAGATATCAATTGGCGTTTTCGTGCTAGTGGGACAGAGGTTGTTTCATGTAGAAATATTGCAAATGTCTACCACCTTTGGCATAAAAAAGGTTTTGGCAATAATGAAGGTGAAATCAATAATAAAATTTTAAAAAAGAATCTTGATGCAAATCGTTATGTGTGCATTAATGGACTTGAAAAACTAAATGAAGGAGCAGTAAAATGA
- a CDS encoding glycosyltransferase family 9 protein encodes MKVIVIRCGALGDLVYATSVIDALKREYGEDTTIDFVCTPGSAKLFQNDPRINKIFNLKHKKIPLFFSKEKREIVKYSKQHPYDILINFEHGKQFKDLTTAIHAKKKFGSFFDFHGIPDNIIHMVDIIKHVYRNVVSKKVLDSSYPKIIGTRSDDAIKKYAFQEKYIIISPSNSHQKKQRLNYRAWENSKWTKLISLLSKHIQVVVIGNKGEEAFFQELHPYPENVVDLVGKTPLSDLIGVIEGASALVATDTGTAHIASATNTEVFALIGPTPAEQTGPYKTPFNKVHILSVNLECSPCYKTERMKQCRDNICMKQISTEMVYNSIKSAKLW; translated from the coding sequence ATGAAAGTTATAGTAATCAGATGCGGGGCACTAGGTGATTTAGTGTATGCAACGAGCGTTATAGATGCATTAAAACGAGAATATGGTGAAGATACTACAATAGATTTTGTATGTACCCCAGGTAGTGCAAAACTATTTCAAAACGATCCAAGAATCAATAAAATTTTTAATTTAAAACATAAAAAGATTCCTCTCTTCTTTAGTAAAGAGAAAAGGGAGATTGTTAAATATTCAAAACAACATCCTTATGATATCTTAATCAACTTTGAACATGGCAAACAGTTTAAAGACTTAACAACAGCCATTCATGCAAAAAAGAAATTTGGCAGTTTTTTTGATTTTCATGGCATACCTGACAATATCATTCATATGGTAGATATTATCAAGCATGTATATAGAAATGTTGTTTCCAAGAAAGTTCTTGATTCAAGTTATCCAAAAATTATTGGAACAAGATCAGATGATGCAATAAAAAAATATGCTTTTCAAGAAAAATATATAATTATCAGTCCTAGTAATTCTCATCAAAAAAAACAACGATTAAATTACCGTGCATGGGAGAATAGTAAATGGACTAAATTAATTAGTCTTCTTAGCAAACATATTCAAGTTGTTGTCATTGGGAATAAAGGAGAAGAAGCTTTCTTTCAAGAACTTCACCCCTACCCTGAAAATGTTGTTGATCTGGTAGGAAAAACACCTTTATCCGATTTAATTGGGGTGATAGAAGGTGCTTCTGCTTTAGTTGCTACAGACACAGGAACCGCACATATCGCTTCAGCTACGAATACTGAGGTTTTTGCACTTATTGGACCTACACCTGCTGAACAGACAGGTCCATATAAAACACCTTTTAATAAAGTACATATTTTAAGTGTTAATTTAGAGTGTTCACCTTGCTATAAAACTGAAAGAATGAAACAATGTCGTGATAATATTTGTATGAAACAGATCTCGACAGAGATGGTTTACAACAGTATAAAATCAGCAAAGTTGTGGTAA
- a CDS encoding glycosyltransferase family 9 protein: MLQFHDQESKQTMKIPLHLKIRRNFNSLFNSLLAKIFPPKAQTELLDIKNIKTIALIRPNYRIGNIIFLTPLINEIHEQNPDIKIDLFIGSQSVGKVVQPMPNVDQIIDISRKLLINPIKLFHFIKNARAKKYDLCINISSRSLSSQIVTLFINSKYTLSFEDEKSWVPITHKVPHRWLFSHASLQPLEILDGFGISNYKHPLELDIKLTQEEIKTGEQTLQTLLQNNNVTDTQKIIAIFRNARFDKKIEDIWWEHLIAQMKQLKSNITVIDILSPDIPTKLNDDVIEYSNKNLRELGAFFRACNAYISADTGPLHLAAASQATSIGLFNHTIIAAYGTLGEHNLNIDINDFSLEEIAQQIIKHIYPES; the protein is encoded by the coding sequence ATGCTACAATTTCACGATCAGGAGAGCAAACAAACAATGAAAATACCGCTGCATTTAAAAATCAGAAGAAATTTTAATTCTCTATTTAATTCTTTATTAGCAAAAATTTTTCCGCCAAAAGCGCAAACAGAATTGTTAGATATCAAGAACATAAAAACTATCGCACTAATTCGACCTAACTATCGTATAGGAAATATTATTTTTTTAACACCACTTATCAATGAGATACATGAACAGAATCCAGATATAAAGATTGATCTTTTTATAGGCAGTCAAAGTGTTGGAAAAGTAGTGCAACCAATGCCAAATGTTGATCAAATTATTGATATTTCAAGAAAACTACTTATTAATCCCATCAAACTTTTTCATTTTATAAAAAATGCTCGAGCGAAAAAATATGATCTTTGCATCAACATTTCTTCTCGTTCTTTAAGTTCTCAGATAGTTACTTTATTTATAAATTCAAAATACACGCTTAGTTTTGAAGATGAAAAAAGCTGGGTACCTATCACACATAAAGTACCACATAGATGGCTATTTTCTCACGCGAGTCTGCAACCTTTAGAGATATTGGATGGTTTTGGTATCTCTAATTATAAGCACCCTCTTGAACTAGATATTAAATTAACTCAAGAAGAAATTAAAACGGGTGAACAAACCTTACAGACACTACTGCAAAACAACAATGTAACAGATACTCAAAAAATTATAGCTATTTTTAGAAATGCACGATTTGACAAAAAAATAGAAGATATATGGTGGGAACATTTAATCGCTCAGATGAAACAACTTAAAAGCAACATCACTGTTATTGATATTTTATCTCCGGACATTCCTACAAAGCTCAATGATGACGTAATTGAATATTCCAATAAAAACTTAAGAGAGTTAGGTGCATTTTTCCGAGCGTGTAATGCGTATATCAGTGCTGATACAGGTCCTTTGCATCTAGCCGCTGCTTCTCAAGCGACTTCTATAGGTTTATTTAATCATACAATTATTGCCGCATATGGAACATTGGGTGAACATAATTTAAATATCGATATAAATGACTTCTCACTAGAAGAGATTGCACAACAAATAATTAAACATATTTACCCGGAGTCTTAA
- a CDS encoding ABC transporter transmembrane domain-containing protein produces MKEIIKRFWPYIKEYKFHYIMVVFAGLLIVAATAGNAHIMKPLMDDMFIEKKEEMLYLIPLGLIGIYLTKAIGKYLQTIFMEYIGQSIITRFREILLEKMISMDMAYLYQNRSGELISRVTNDIARLQFFVSNMLPDMFRDLLAVIALIGYVIWLNPVLAFYSLVVVPVVILPIMSIAKKLKKYSHRSQAKNADVVSRLTEVFNNSEVIKANATEKFEVSRFAEQNWQFFKINMKAVYVSAIVSPILEIVGVCGLATVIYVGGREVYDGNMTVGEFTAFITAIILVFEPIRKLGGTYSKIQDALAASERVFEVLDEEPNVINGTKKLEEDINKIEFENVSLRYEGSYALDNVNITIKEGENIALVGDSGGGKSTFISMLLRFYDPDNGVVKINGEDVKNYDLNSLKHHISFVTQRIYIFQDTLAANVAYGEENIDEEKVFEALKLADALTFVNELEEGIHTMMSEAGTNLSGGQRQRIAIARAIYKHSSLILFDEATSALDNETEKRIQAALDSYTKDKITITIAHRLSTIEHADKILVMQKGKIVDSGTHQELLKSSEVYQRLAGEMKQ; encoded by the coding sequence TTGAAAGAGATTATTAAAAGATTTTGGCCTTATATTAAAGAGTATAAATTTCATTATATTATGGTCGTATTCGCAGGCTTGTTAATTGTTGCAGCTACGGCAGGAAATGCACATATTATGAAACCTTTGATGGATGATATGTTTATTGAAAAAAAAGAGGAGATGCTTTATCTTATTCCTCTTGGGCTTATAGGTATTTATCTAACTAAAGCTATTGGAAAATATTTACAAACAATTTTTATGGAATATATCGGTCAAAGTATTATTACACGTTTTCGTGAGATACTACTTGAAAAAATGATCTCTATGGATATGGCTTATTTATATCAAAACAGAAGTGGTGAGCTGATCTCTAGGGTGACAAACGATATTGCTCGTCTCCAATTTTTTGTGTCAAATATGCTGCCGGATATGTTTCGTGACCTTTTAGCTGTCATCGCTTTGATAGGTTATGTAATTTGGCTAAATCCTGTCTTAGCGTTTTATTCGCTTGTTGTCGTACCTGTTGTTATTTTACCTATTATGTCTATTGCAAAGAAATTAAAAAAATATTCTCACAGGTCACAGGCTAAAAATGCCGATGTTGTTTCTCGTTTAACGGAAGTGTTTAACAACTCTGAAGTGATTAAGGCTAATGCTACTGAAAAATTTGAAGTGAGTCGTTTTGCCGAGCAAAACTGGCAGTTCTTTAAAATTAATATGAAAGCAGTTTATGTCAGTGCAATTGTTTCTCCAATTCTGGAAATAGTTGGGGTTTGTGGATTGGCAACTGTAATTTATGTTGGTGGACGCGAAGTGTACGATGGCAATATGACTGTAGGAGAGTTTACTGCTTTTATAACGGCAATTATACTTGTATTTGAGCCGATTCGTAAACTTGGTGGAACATATTCCAAAATTCAAGATGCTCTTGCAGCAAGTGAGCGTGTGTTTGAAGTGTTAGACGAAGAACCAAACGTTATAAATGGTACAAAAAAATTAGAAGAAGATATTAATAAGATTGAATTTGAGAATGTTTCATTACGCTATGAAGGTTCATATGCGCTTGATAATGTAAATATTACGATCAAAGAGGGTGAAAATATTGCACTTGTTGGAGACAGTGGAGGTGGAAAATCTACATTTATCTCAATGCTACTTCGTTTTTATGATCCAGATAATGGGGTTGTAAAAATTAACGGTGAAGATGTGAAAAATTATGATCTTAACTCTCTCAAGCACCATATCTCTTTTGTAACACAGAGAATTTACATTTTTCAAGATACGCTTGCAGCAAATGTTGCATACGGGGAAGAAAATATTGACGAAGAAAAAGTTTTTGAAGCTTTAAAACTTGCCGATGCATTGACGTTTGTAAATGAGCTTGAAGAGGGAATTCATACTATGATGAGTGAAGCGGGAACAAATCTTTCAGGCGGACAACGTCAGCGTATAGCAATAGCCCGTGCAATATATAAACACTCTTCACTTATTTTATTTGATGAAGCAACATCGGCTCTTGATAATGAAACTGAAAAGAGAATCCAAGCTGCACTCGATAGTTATACGAAAGATAAAATTACTATCACAATTGCTCACAGACTCTCTACGATTGAGCATGCAGATAAAATTTTAGTGATGCAAAAAGGGAAAATAGTAGACAGTGGAACTCATCAAGAACTACTAAAAAGTTCAGAAGTGTATCAACGTTTAGCAGGTGAGATGAAACAATAG
- a CDS encoding HD domain-containing phosphohydrolase — protein sequence MELVYNVLIVDDISDNIKVAMNILKENNYNFSFALNGKEALEVVTTKKFDLILLDIMMPEMNGYEVCKHLKADPRTQDIPVIFLTAKADVDSITEGLKLGAVDYITKPFHSEELIARVTTHLELYHAKEVLKQNNLDLNVKIVEREKRYLSELEQTQKEIIYLLTELMESTSDETGKHIKRVADASKLLATLHGSLSEEEIHDVYFASPLHDIGKVTIPHEVLNKPGRYTDEEFKIMQEHTTNAHRFLQHSKRRLIKAGDVIAYQHHEKWDGTGYPQGLAGEEIHIYARIVALADVLDALTHKRVYKDAWSFEEVVKYITGLKGKQFDPYLIELFENNLESFRAIIEEE from the coding sequence ATGGAGTTAGTTTATAATGTTTTAATTGTAGATGATATAAGCGATAATATTAAAGTTGCGATGAATATCCTTAAAGAGAATAATTATAATTTCTCTTTTGCCCTCAACGGTAAGGAAGCTTTAGAGGTTGTAACAACTAAAAAGTTTGATCTTATCCTATTAGATATTATGATGCCTGAAATGAATGGTTATGAAGTATGTAAACACCTGAAGGCTGATCCTCGAACACAAGATATCCCCGTTATTTTTCTCACTGCAAAAGCTGATGTTGACTCTATCACTGAAGGACTAAAGCTTGGTGCTGTAGATTATATTACAAAACCTTTTCATTCCGAAGAACTTATAGCAAGGGTGACGACTCATTTAGAGCTTTACCATGCAAAAGAGGTTTTAAAACAGAACAACCTTGATTTAAATGTCAAGATTGTTGAACGTGAAAAAAGATATTTAAGTGAACTGGAACAAACACAAAAAGAGATTATCTATCTTTTAACAGAGTTAATGGAATCAACTTCTGATGAAACAGGCAAACACATAAAAAGAGTTGCTGATGCTTCAAAACTATTAGCAACACTTCACGGATCACTCAGTGAAGAAGAGATTCATGATGTTTATTTTGCATCACCGCTCCACGATATTGGAAAGGTAACCATCCCGCATGAAGTACTGAATAAGCCGGGCCGTTATACCGATGAAGAGTTTAAGATTATGCAAGAACATACGACAAATGCACATAGGTTCTTACAACATTCCAAAAGAAGGTTGATCAAAGCAGGTGATGTTATTGCTTATCAGCACCATGAAAAATGGGATGGTACGGGTTATCCTCAAGGTCTTGCAGGTGAGGAGATTCATATTTATGCTAGGATTGTCGCACTAGCTGATGTCTTAGATGCTTTAACTCATAAACGGGTCTATAAAGATGCTTGGAGTTTTGAAGAGGTAGTTAAATACATCACAGGTCTCAAAGGGAAACAGTTTGACCCATATTTGATTGAACTTTTTGAGAACAATTTAGAAAGTTTTAGAGCAATTATTGAAGAAGAGTAA
- a CDS encoding transporter substrate-binding domain-containing protein — translation MKLFFRIFCLFVLLIVSAEANVVFTNEEKEYIKQHPVVTLGSDYRWPPFDFVDSQGRHSGLSEDFIRLIEKKSGLKFRIKSEVWAQTLQNAKEKKYGGLVCAVKTKEREKYFNFSTPYLTVPMVVITQIGKDIHTIEDLKGKTVSINTSSYIHEWLQEKYPQIKIIPSSSNEESLEWVSLGKADAYIGNLAVGTYIINKNLLNNLRVVEKLKEFSTSVSIAIDKDKTVLYGIIQKSVADVEESEMQEIRSKWSKSADFTGGSLLSLTKKEQAWIKEHNTIHYVIDNYWEPVEFLSKSNGKYSGIASSYMDLIAQKTGLNFVLLPTQEWSQSVEAINSRKADLYTCVAKTPSREKVVNFTKPYIDMPLVFVANQDGEFLTDMQQLNDKKVVLIKGYAINELLRKEHPQITYIEVNNLSQAFKTIVNGEADVYIDLLPIASNYIQKKGFSNLKISGVTPYHLKFSMALRNDWSPLGIKIFNKAIDSITPEEKNKIYNRWVDVKYDQQIDYTTIFEIAGTLLVLIAASLFWNRKLSLEIGKRREAEEKLKDMNKQLIKAMNEAKSASAAKSIFLSNMSHEIRTPMNSILGFTELLDERIEDKKLKSFIKTIRSSGQTLLILINDILDLSKIESGKMEIIKKKTDLNQVLQESVGLFRLQAEQKGLTLALELDKEMPKAVIVDGIRLKQVLINLIGNAMKFTDEGFVKVCTKVLPVEGHLSKVDLVIRVIDSGVGIKKEAQEKIFHLFEQQENQDVKKYGGTGLGLSICRKLTLLMDGSLEVESKLGKGSTFILRLQNIPIASMRDEGLDNESSFDIESLEFDEATILVADDVAENRLLVKESFSGSKVNIVEAVDGEDALQKVKENKIDLIFMDIRMPKLDGYSATRMIKEEFDIPVIALTASIMQSDIEKLKEQRFDDYLRKPVAKKDLYQVVSKYLNYTNEASKREKTELSSVQNEQEIRSFIGELPEDIIRLFKDAKTTNDLSLIEKFAKRLETKAQEFNVSFMDEFAKSLSEKVEIFEIEELKQMMQEFEKLLEE, via the coding sequence ATGAAACTGTTCTTTCGAATTTTTTGTCTTTTTGTTCTCTTAATTGTTAGTGCAGAGGCAAATGTAGTTTTTACAAATGAGGAAAAAGAGTATATAAAACAACACCCGGTTGTAACATTGGGAAGTGATTACAGATGGCCCCCTTTTGATTTTGTTGATTCACAGGGTAGGCATAGCGGTTTATCGGAAGATTTTATTCGGCTTATTGAAAAGAAAAGTGGTTTAAAGTTTCGTATAAAATCTGAGGTGTGGGCACAAACACTTCAAAATGCAAAAGAGAAAAAGTATGGCGGACTTGTATGTGCCGTTAAAACAAAAGAGAGAGAAAAGTATTTTAATTTTTCAACACCTTATCTTACTGTACCGATGGTTGTTATTACCCAGATCGGTAAAGATATCCATACCATTGAAGACCTTAAAGGTAAAACAGTTTCTATCAATACGTCCTCTTACATTCATGAATGGCTTCAAGAAAAATACCCACAAATTAAGATAATCCCATCATCTTCCAATGAAGAATCACTTGAATGGGTTTCCTTAGGCAAAGCAGATGCCTATATAGGAAATTTAGCTGTTGGAACCTACATAATCAATAAAAATCTTCTAAATAATTTACGTGTTGTAGAGAAGCTCAAAGAGTTCAGTACCTCTGTAAGTATCGCTATTGATAAAGATAAAACTGTTTTATACGGTATTATCCAAAAATCTGTTGCTGATGTAGAAGAAAGCGAGATGCAGGAGATTAGATCAAAATGGAGTAAAAGTGCTGATTTTACAGGAGGAAGTTTACTCAGTTTAACAAAAAAAGAGCAAGCGTGGATTAAAGAGCACAACACTATTCATTATGTGATTGATAATTATTGGGAACCAGTAGAGTTTCTTTCAAAAAGTAATGGAAAGTATTCTGGAATTGCAAGCAGTTATATGGACTTGATTGCACAAAAAACAGGTTTGAATTTTGTACTGCTGCCAACTCAAGAGTGGTCACAAAGTGTTGAGGCTATCAATTCAAGAAAAGCAGATTTATATACATGTGTAGCTAAAACACCTTCAAGAGAAAAGGTGGTTAACTTTACAAAGCCCTATATCGATATGCCTTTAGTTTTTGTGGCAAATCAAGACGGTGAATTTCTGACAGATATGCAGCAGTTAAACGATAAAAAAGTTGTATTGATTAAAGGGTATGCAATTAATGAGCTTTTGAGAAAAGAGCATCCGCAGATCACTTATATTGAAGTGAATAATCTTTCACAAGCATTTAAAACTATCGTAAATGGTGAAGCAGATGTATATATAGATCTTTTACCAATAGCAAGTAACTATATACAAAAAAAAGGTTTTTCAAATTTGAAAATATCCGGGGTTACACCATATCATCTAAAATTTAGTATGGCTTTACGTAATGACTGGAGTCCTTTAGGGATAAAAATTTTTAACAAGGCAATCGATTCTATTACACCTGAAGAGAAAAACAAAATATATAACCGATGGGTAGATGTAAAGTATGACCAACAGATCGATTATACAACTATTTTTGAAATAGCAGGAACTCTCTTAGTTCTTATTGCGGCTTCTCTATTTTGGAACAGAAAACTCTCTTTAGAGATAGGAAAAAGAAGAGAAGCAGAAGAAAAGTTAAAAGATATGAACAAGCAGTTGATCAAAGCGATGAATGAAGCAAAAAGTGCAAGTGCCGCAAAATCGATATTCTTATCAAACATGAGTCACGAGATCAGAACACCGATGAACTCCATTTTAGGGTTTACGGAACTTTTAGACGAACGAATCGAGGATAAAAAACTCAAATCTTTTATTAAGACAATCCGATCATCGGGACAAACTTTATTGATATTGATTAACGATATTTTAGATCTTTCAAAAATAGAATCTGGAAAAATGGAGATTATAAAGAAAAAAACAGATCTGAATCAAGTATTGCAAGAGAGTGTAGGACTTTTCAGATTACAAGCGGAACAAAAAGGACTTACGTTAGCGCTTGAACTTGATAAAGAGATGCCAAAAGCAGTCATTGTAGATGGAATACGTTTAAAACAGGTACTGATTAATCTTATTGGAAACGCTATGAAGTTTACCGATGAAGGGTTTGTGAAAGTATGTACGAAAGTTTTACCTGTAGAGGGGCATTTAAGTAAAGTTGATTTAGTAATTCGAGTTATTGACAGCGGAGTGGGAATTAAAAAAGAGGCACAGGAGAAAATTTTTCATCTTTTTGAACAGCAAGAGAACCAAGATGTCAAAAAGTATGGGGGTACCGGTTTAGGACTTTCAATATGTAGAAAACTTACACTTTTGATGGATGGAAGTTTGGAGGTCGAAAGTAAACTTGGCAAAGGTTCGACTTTTATATTGAGACTTCAAAATATTCCGATAGCATCAATGCGTGATGAAGGACTTGATAATGAATCGAGTTTTGATATAGAGAGTTTGGAGTTTGATGAAGCAACGATATTAGTTGCTGATGATGTAGCAGAAAACAGATTGCTGGTTAAAGAGAGTTTTTCAGGTAGCAAGGTGAATATAGTTGAGGCAGTGGATGGTGAGGATGCATTGCAAAAGGTAAAAGAAAATAAGATTGACTTGATTTTTATGGATATACGCATGCCTAAACTAGACGGATACAGTGCTACACGGATGATTAAAGAGGAATTTGATATTCCTGTTATTGCGCTGACTGCATCGATTATGCAAAGTGATATAGAGAAATTAAAAGAGCAGCGTTTTGATGATTATTTGAGAAAACCTGTAGCAAAAAAAGATTTATATCAAGTAGTTTCTAAATATTTGAATTATACGAATGAAGCTTCAAAAAGGGAAAAAACAGAGCTCTCTTCAGTACAAAATGAGCAGGAAATTAGAAGTTTTATTGGCGAATTACCTGAAGATATTATAAGATTATTTAAAGATGCAAAAACTACAAATGACCTTTCTTTAATAGAAAAATTTGCAAAACGTCTTGAAACTAAAGCGCAGGAATTTAATGTTTCTTTTATGGATGAGTTTGCAAAAAGTTTAAGTGAAAAAGTTGAGATATTTGAGATCGAAGAATTGAAACAGATGATGCAAGAGTTTGAGAAGCTTTTAGAAGAGTAG